The stretch of DNA AATTGCACCATGCCGTTGCCGATTTCCCGATGCAGGGCATACAGACGATGGGCCTGGCCGAATGGGACCGCCTGATCCACCAATGCGGTTCGGAGAGGCTCGACACGATTTCACCCGGCCTGTCTGACTTGGCCTATGAAGAACTGTCTTATCTCGCGATGCACTGGCCCGGCGGCCTGCCGCATGGGGTGGTTCACTGTGACCTCTTCCCCGACAATGTGCTGATGCTCGGCGACAGGGTATCGGGCCTCATCGACTTCTACTTCTCGGCCGACGACTTTTTTGCCTACGATCTGGCCGTCACCCACGCGGCGTGGTGCTTCAGTCCCGGCGGGCACCAGTTCCGACCGGAGATTTCCAGCGCGCTCCTTGCCGGATATGCCTCCGGTCGCGCGCTTTCTGATGAAGAGCGCGATCAGATGCCCGTCCTCCTGCGCGGTGCCTGCATGCGCTTCCTGTCATCGCGCGCCTACGACTGGGTCTTTACCCCGACCGATGCCCTGGTGGTCCGCAAGGACCCAATGGATTTTGCGCGGAGGCTGGATTTCTACCGAGCGAACGGCAAAGAGCTGTTTGCATGAAGAAAATCGAATTGTTCACTGACGGCGCCTGCAAAGGGAATCCCGGTCCAGGCGGCTGGGGAGCGCTGTTGCGCATGGGTCGTCACGAAAAGGAAATGTCGGGCGGCGAATCCGACACGACCAACAATCGCATGGAAATGACTGCCGCGATCCAGGGGTTGTCGGCGCTGATCGAACCGTGCGAGGTCGATCTCTATACCGACAGCAAGTACCTGATCGACGGAATCACCCGTTGGGTTCATGGCTGGAAGAAGAACGGCTGGGTAAACGCCAGCAAGAAACCGGTCCGCAACCCCGAACTATGGCATGACCTGATCGAACTGACGGCGCGACACAAGGTCACCTGGCATTGGGTCAGGGGCCACAATGGCCATCCGGAAAACGAGCGGGTCGATCGCCTCGCCAGCGACGCCGCAGAACGCATCGCCGCCGGCGAAGGCTAAGGCCGCTCAACTGTTGTCGATAACCTCAGCGCCCGGGCCGTTCTTCTTGATGGAGTCGATAGCGTTCTGCGCGCTCGCCTTGGTGCTGTAACCTTCGGTCGAGAACATCACTTCCGAATTGTACTTGAAGCGCACTCGGAACTCGCCAGCCTTGTCCTTATAGATCTCGAAGTGGTGTGCCATCCCAGCAGCTCTCCTACTTTGGTGTTGTTTCGTCCACCAGCCTAACGACTTTGTCGAGCTTGGCTAGCCGAAGCGCGCCGGGTCATAAATTGTCGCGTCTATCGCGCTCGTCATTTCGTCGCGCTCGCTACCAAGGAGTAGCTGTGCCGCAAGTCGTGCCGCGGCCGGGGATGTCTGGATGCCGTAGCCACCTTGGCCGGCGAACCAGGCAAACCCTTCGCAGCGGGGATCCTTCCCATAGACCGGACAGCGATCGGGCGCGAAGCTGCGCAATCCTGCCCACTTGCGCTCGATCGCACCAATTTTCCATTCGACCGCGCGTTCGAAGCGGTCGATCGCTTCTGCTACGTCCAGTTCTTCGGGTGCGGCATCGCAGGGCACACTGGGCGTCTCATCATGCGGGCACAGCCAGAGCCGCCCGGACTCAGGCTTGAAATAGAAGCCTCCGGCAATGTCGAGCACAAGCGGCAGATCCGCTGGCGCCGGTGGATCGACCCGCAACTGCACCACGGTACGGCGTAGCGGCACAATCCCGAGCGGACGTGCGCCGGCAATGTCTGCGATCTCATCGGCCCACGCCCCCGCGGCGTTGACCAGGGTCTGCGCGCGAAATGTATCGCCGCGCTCGGTTGCAAGGTTCCACACGCCTCCGCGCCGCTCCGCCCTTGCAAGTCGCGCACGCACCTGCAGATCGACCCCGCCGTGCTTCGCGAGTGAAAGATAATGGGCATGCAACGCGGCAACGTCGATATCGGCGCAGGCCGGCTCCCACACCGCGCCGGTCCAGTCCGCGCGCAACCCGGGCAAGCGCTGCGCAAGGCTCGCGGCATCGAGACGCTCGATGGTGACGCCGGTGGGCGCGAAGCGCTCCATGAATGCGTCCAGCTCGGACTCATCCGCCGCCCGCGCGATGTAAAGTGCGCCTCGCGGTGTGAGGAACCCGCCGTCGCGCAGATAGGGTCCGGAAGCCAGCGTGAGGGGAACGATCTCGGGCCCACCATAGCATTCTTCCCAGAATGCGGCGGACCGCCCAGTCGCATGGTAGCCGGGATGATCCTCGGCCTCGAGCAACACCACACTGACGCCCTCTGCCGCAAGTTCGGCGGCAAGGCTGGCCCCGGCTATA from Erythrobacter mangrovi encodes:
- a CDS encoding homoserine kinase, whose protein sequence is MAVYTHLGAEDLAELIAAYDVGELVSAKGIAEGVSNSNWLIETTRARYILTMYELRIDTAHLPFFLGLLDHLSAKGCPVPRTIHDCDGAAFRMIEDKAVALIEFLPGVSVDHPTPGQAKAVGSALAQLHHAVADFPMQGIQTMGLAEWDRLIHQCGSERLDTISPGLSDLAYEELSYLAMHWPGGLPHGVVHCDLFPDNVLMLGDRVSGLIDFYFSADDFFAYDLAVTHAAWCFSPGGHQFRPEISSALLAGYASGRALSDEERDQMPVLLRGACMRFLSSRAYDWVFTPTDALVVRKDPMDFARRLDFYRANGKELFA
- the rnhA gene encoding ribonuclease HI, with the translated sequence MKKIELFTDGACKGNPGPGGWGALLRMGRHEKEMSGGESDTTNNRMEMTAAIQGLSALIEPCEVDLYTDSKYLIDGITRWVHGWKKNGWVNASKKPVRNPELWHDLIELTARHKVTWHWVRGHNGHPENERVDRLASDAAERIAAGEG
- a CDS encoding YegP family protein codes for the protein MAHHFEIYKDKAGEFRVRFKYNSEVMFSTEGYSTKASAQNAIDSIKKNGPGAEVIDNS
- a CDS encoding NAD(P)/FAD-dependent oxidoreductase, whose protein sequence is MHDFAIIGAGIAGASLAAELAAEGVSVVLLEAEDHPGYHATGRSAAFWEECYGGPEIVPLTLASGPYLRDGGFLTPRGALYIARAADESELDAFMERFAPTGVTIERLDAASLAQRLPGLRADWTGAVWEPACADIDVAALHAHYLSLAKHGGVDLQVRARLARAERRGGVWNLATERGDTFRAQTLVNAAGAWADEIADIAGARPLGIVPLRRTVVQLRVDPPAPADLPLVLDIAGGFYFKPESGRLWLCPHDETPSVPCDAAPEELDVAEAIDRFERAVEWKIGAIERKWAGLRSFAPDRCPVYGKDPRCEGFAWFAGQGGYGIQTSPAAARLAAQLLLGSERDEMTSAIDATIYDPARFG